TCCATTAAACTGTCTCATGGCTGCTGAAGATCTGGGTTAATAGAAGAACAAGAGCTTTAGCAGACAGCCTAAAGTAAAGTTTGTGAATACTAGTGTAAAATTTGATTCTAAATTCTTAACAAGGAACAAGAGTAATGTGAATTCGATTCGAACTAAGTTTTACTAGCAGAGATTTGCTCCTTATTTCTTTTAGCAGCTTACTTTAATATCCATGAACTTTCTTTTGATGCACTGAAATACTTCCCATTACTACCTCATTCCATTCCCTCGATCCTGGCAGTTGTTATTGGATGCAATATGATGACTGGAACTTTGGCGATTTGGTGTATTTGTGCTTGGAgctttctattttattttgatgttccAAGTCTTTAATAATTCTATTACTGTGGTCTGCAAAGTGAGTATTTTATTGTGCATCGGGTGATTTAGTTctattacttttttttttctcgaacacgcaggagagctgcgtatcattatattaagaagaaagaagggataAGAACCCTTACAACCACACCGACCTAATCATTCACTCCTCAATTGGCACTAGAGCAAGGAGGTGATTAACTCCTCGAGCTCCAGCCATACCCCACAAACATAACTCCTCGCTGGCCGACAACAAGGCTCTGGTAACACTTGGGGAGGCCGCATCAAAAACACATCGGTTGCGATGATTCCACAACGTCCATGCTCCCAGAATAATTAGAGAGTTAAGGCCTTTTCTAATGGGAGCAGGCACATTGTTAGAACTTATTTCCCACCAATCCTCAAAGCTTCTCGCATCCAGATGAGGGGTGAGAGTCTGCAGTCCAATCCTCCTCAGAATATTAAACCAAAACTCGCGAGTGAATACACATTCTATGAGCAGGTGATTAATGGTTTCCTCCGCTTGATCACAGTGTGGGCAGCTTGCAGGGTGTGGCGGATTCCTTTTTGCTAGCCGATCAGCTGCCCAACACCTGTCCCTAACCACCAACCACATGAAGAACCGGCATTTACCGGGTGCCCAAGTCTTCCAGATCCTCTCCCGTGATTTAAAGGCCACTGCTCCATGAAATTGGTTGTCATAAGCCGATTTTGTTGAGTATTTTCCATCACTAGAAAACCTCCAAATGTGGACATCATCAACCTCTGGCTGCAGTACCACTTCAGAGATTAAATTCCAGAGAGCGAGGTATTCATTGATTACTCCAACAGTTAGAGCACCCTGTATATCCCTTGCCCAAGCATTATCAGTTAGAGCTTCCTGTACTTTTCTCTGGttaattctcctcttggatacTGTCGCCAAGACTTGTGGTGCAAGATCAGCAATTCTCTGACCATGAATCCATCTATCCGACCAAAAAAAAGTTGCTGCGCCATTACCCACCTCAGAGACCACAGCTATGGTGAAAAAGGCTTGTGCACACTTGTGTACAGATAAATTAAAGGATGCCCAGGGAAGATTTGGATCTGTTTTTTTCAACCATAACCACCTCATTCTCAGTGCCCAATTCAGATTTTGTAGATTGGAGATCCCAAGACCCCCCAATTCTGTTGGAAGACATACTTTGGGCCATGCTACCAGGCACTGGCCACCATTTGCATCTTTCCTTCCTCTCCACAGAAACCCTCTTCTGATCTTGTCAAAAGCCTTAATGGCCCATGGTGGGAGATCAATGGCCATCACCAAGTAAATCAACATTGGAGTTAACACATGCTGTACCAGAACCTTGCGACCTTAGTCAGTAACTCAGCCTTCCACCCTGGTAGCCGGGCAGCCAACCGGTCGATGTATGGCTGTAACTGAGCCTTCGTTAATTTCTTCAAAGATAGAGGAAGTACAAGATATTTGCAAGGAAACTCCAGCTGATCGCAAGGTAGAAGTTCCTGTAGAGTGGCAGTGTCCAACTCTGTGCATTGAATTGGGAAAACATTGCTTTTCTGTACATTTGTTTTCAGCCTGTAGTTCTATTACTGTGATATGCAAAGTGAGTATTTTATTGTGCATTAGGTGGTTTAGTAAAATATATTTTACATCCCTGCAAAATTATCATTTGCTTGGAGGACTAGCACATACTTTGATTTGCATCTAGAGCAAGGTCTACTTTGACGCAATGTGATTACGGGAACCTTGATGATTTGGTGCATTTGTTGCCATGTAAAACTGCATCTGTTCACCAGTTTATGCTTGAAgctttctattttattttttttatgtccCAAGTCTTTTAATAATTTTAAAACTGTGGTTGCGAAGTGAGCATTTCATGATGCATTTGGTGGTTTAGTAAAATATATGTTGCAGACCTGCAAAATTGTCATTTAAAATAGAACTTGGATTGCTCGGATGATGAGCTACTTCAACTTGCTTCCAGAGCATTGTTTACTTTGATGTTTTGTTTGTTACAAGCAAAGGATGCTTGATTACTTGAAAATTTCACCCCTTTTGTTATCTATTAACCTAATTATGAGTAAGGTCCAGGAGTATATTTGCTTATTCACACTTTTGCTACATCGTTTTAACTCTGATGCAGTCTAGTGACTGCTCGAGTATTTAGCTTCTTTGATTGTTTTTTGTGCAGGCAGAGCCTACCTCCTATCTAGTTTTCTTGCTGCTACAAGATGGCATATGTTGTTTTACCATTATGCTACATAAAAATTTTACTGACATGAATGCGACATCCCAACAattactacttttttttttaatattctgCAGGTCGATCTCCGTGACAAGGGAGCACTGGAAATGGTTTTTGCTTCAACAAGGTAAAATTACCGCCTTTTCAGCTGTTCTGTTGTACCGACTCTCTTCCATTTCACAACATTAtgaattccttttttttttcaaatttgtaTCCAGCGTTTCTTTATTGTTAGACAATTTGCTCTCCAGATTTGATGCTGTTGTCCACTTCGCTGGACTGAAAGCCGTGGGTGAAAGTGTGCAGAAGCCATTGCTTTATTATGACAACAATGTCATTGGGACGATAAATCTTCTAGAAGTTATGTCTGCTCATGGCTGCAAGAAGGTATTTACCATTTTGCCCATTATATTTTTGCTGGAGCCACTTTTTTCAAGTTGCTCTCTCCTTTTCTGGACTTTTCTGCAGATGTATGCTAGGATATCATCTTGATTTAAATGTAGGATTACTTATTAGGTCATTATTTGCTTTTGTCTTAATTTTGTTGTACCCTGTGTCCTGTGCATTGAAGAGTAACTACCTAAGCTTGTATGTTATTTTCACATGCTTTGGTTGGATGATCATTGTTTTGATTGTCATGCCAATACATTAGATATTTCATCGTGGAGGCTTGCAGTTGCTGATGCACCTTAGACCTTAGTAGCTCATATTATTACTGAGGTGTGCTAATGTGCTCTGGTCAACTGTAGTTACTCTAAATTTgtggtggccactggccagaTGCCAGTGTGGGCATTTCTTTTCACTCACTGGGCATAAGTTTTTCATTCAAATGAACATAGACAGGACAGTATTGGTTATTTCCCATTGTGCATTAAAATCTGTTGGCATTTCTAGCAGCACTAGTTCACTTTTTGTTGCTATCTAGTCTATTTGTCAGATTGGTCATTGGATGTGGAATGTAATCAATTAATAATCACTTTACTTGCACCATCCGATCTATTGCAGCTTCTGTTACTCCATTTTAGCATTGGACCAGTTTTTAGACTTTAGATTTTGAGCTATTAGGGGCATATGACCCAATATTACCAGCGAGGATCATGATAGGCACCCTCAGGTTAATGTTGTCAATATGGATGCCTAGGGAACATCTGCTTCCCCTTTTAATACTATTGATCGATTGTATTAACTGTATATTTGCACTTTTGCTTTAAGATCCATTTGATTAGTAAGGCTTTGGACCAACAAATCTATTTGTCATATCAATCTATGACACTGACGTGCTGTACCccttttttgttttaaaatgTTTTAGTTGGTGTTCTCATCATCAGCTGCAGTTTATGGATCACCCAAGAACTCACCTTGCACAGAAGAGTTCCCTCTGACTCCAAACAATCCATATGGCAAAACTAAGGTCttctgccttttttttctttcaatgtgAAAATCTGCTAAAATTTGTGAGCTCTGACTGAAAAATTTCAAATGGTTGCAGCTTGTTGTTGAGGATATTTGCCGTGACATCTACCGTTCAGATCCTGAATGGAAGATCATTTTACTTAGATACTTCAATCCAGTTGGTGCTCATCCCAGTGGATACCTTGGTGAAGACCCATGTGGAATTCCCAACAATCTTATGCCCTACGTTCAGCAAGTTGCTGTTGGTAGGAGGCCAGCTCTGACAGTTTTAGGAAATGACTATGCAACAAGAGATGGGACTGGGGTAATTATTTTGCATATGGCATGTTCAATCACTTTTGTTTTTCATGCTCATTCAATTTGATTATTCACTTGCATTTCAAGATTGGCATTCTGACCTTATTTTGTTTTTGTCTAGTTTTAGTTGTAGTTTTATAAATTTGCATTTTATGAATTGCCTTTATTTTCGTTTAGGGTATGTCCTCTTGCCAATGAAGCTTGAAATTTGATATTGGGGATAACATGGATATGTTGTGGCAGCTGATTGCAGCCATGCCTATCTTTTCAACTGTAGTTCCTAAAATAAACTGTAGTCAACTTTTGTCTTAATCTACTAATCTGTAGTAAATATAGAACTACTAACAAGAGTTACAAGACCTGAGGGAAGTCACACCTTCCTTCAAAACTTGAGCAGATCTGTGTTCATACAACATGCTTCCTGGTGTGTTGACCCACCTTTTTGCTGAACTTGATCTTCAATACACAGAATGATTTCTCACTATTTACCTTTTCCTTCATAGGTTGACTCTGTTGCATAGTTTTTTTGCTCTAACTACGCAGGAGAgttgcgtgtcatttcattaaggtagaAGAGAAACAGTACAACGATCCTGGATATACCCATGTCGAAGTTAAAACCCACACACACCCACTAAAAATACAAAGTTACAGACTCGCCACAGCCTGGTAACAAAACATGACCCAGGGATCCATGGGGCCTAAGCTGCCACAGACAACAACCTCATCAGGAGTTCCTGTTGCATAGTTTTCACCTTTTTCTTTGCCTTCTTTGGCACCCTGCCTTTTGGATAGTTTTTCCTCTGCACCTTGTGGAATTGTTCTCCCACTCATTTACTGTATTCCCCttaagaaaagaagaaagattcCTTGCTTTGACATTTCCTTCTTTTATCTTTACTGTGTGCTAGATCACTGGAATTCTGAAGTAACATGTAACCTACAAGTTTCACTTGAATTCTGAAACAATATATAACCTACAAGTTTTCTGCTTTGAAATCACCTGattaaaattttggaagatgtTCTAACAATAGAACATACAATACCCATGTGCTTCTTACTTCAGTTAATCCAAATTACCTCTATTTTATCTGTCTAGAGTTAATGATTTTGTAATAAGTTATTTAAGCATATCATTGTGACAACTGTGATTCTCATGCATTATAGAATCGGCCCATCattaatcaaactgttgtttgttttgcaggtCCGAGATTACATCCATGTGGTTGACCTTGCTGATGGACATATTGCTGCATTGCAGAAGCTTTTTGAGAACTCTAGCATAGGTTAACACCTGAAATCAAATGATTGTTGAATTTCTTTCTATCCTGCTTGTATACTTATGCATACATGGTAACACTTATGTACATTGCATTTTCTTTAAACCAACAAATTTTATATTGTTTCCTAGGCTTGTCAAACACAAAAGTACATTTGCACAAGGCACATCATTATGTACCGTTTGGATAGATATAccttttacaaaatgcatagcAGAAATGCCCTTTTTatgttattttcttttgttgacTAAAACCAAACTTTTGGGATACACTGGTATCTGTGCATGTTTTCTGTTTGCTTCTCGTGTCTGAGTCATTTGCTTGTTTAGCTTTTGAATCTTATTTTCAAATTTGATTCTACTTGCAGGGTGTGAAGCATACAACCTTGGAACTGGAAGAGGTACATCAGTGCTGGAGATTGTTAAAGCATTCGAGAAGGCTTCTGGGAAGGTATGCCAGATTAAACAGTTAGGAATTATGTGATTATTAGCATCTTGCAATGCAGCTTACTCAGGATTACTGCCTTGATAAGCTTATAAGGACATATTTTTGCTCTTGTGTAGAAAATTCCTCTGATTTTTGGCGCAAGACGCCCTGGTGACGCAGAGATACTGTTTTCAGTGACTGCTAAAGCAGAAAGGGAGCTTAACTGGAAGTAAGTCAAAAGATATAATATGCCATTAAGACAAAACTGGGTTTATTGTTTTATACCATTGACATTGTCTTTTTTTTGTCTCCAGAGCAAAATATGGCATTGAAGAAATGTGTCGCGACCAATGGAACTGGGCCAGCAAGAACCCATATGGGTATGGATCGCCTGACACCACCAAGCAGAACGGCCACCAAACAAACGGATCAGCTGATTCCCCCAGGCAGAATGGTCATCACACAAATGGTTCAGTTGGCTCACCCAAGCGGAACGGACACTATGCATATGGATCAGCTGACTCACCCAGGCGGAACGGCCACTATGCGTATGGATCATCTGACTCTAGACAGAATGGTAATGGCCGCCTGCACTAAGATGAGTCGTTTGGCCTGTGAGCCCCCTGTACATTCCGTGTATCGCGAACCCACCATCCGAGATTGATGTGGATCAATGGGTTGGCAGATCATACAGTATAGAGTCTGGCAGCAGAATTTCCAGTTTGTTGTGGGTAAAACCTATCTCCTACGTTGGTgtttattctttccttctttcaaATGTGTAGGAATGTGGTCATAGTGTATCAGCTGATTCTATTCTTCCCCTGCTAATGGAACTGCATTACGCTTCACCAAGTTTGGTTGGTTACTGTTTAACATAAAAAAATGCAGCTATGTATGGTTATTTATTGAGTAAATTGCACTTTGTTGTATTGTTGTATCACTTTAGTCGATCAAGTTGTAAAATGTGCAATTGAGTGCAACAAGTAGGTTGCTGTGTGCATATACGGTCCTGGGTATGCCACGTCAACATGTTTCGCCACGGTGGCAATATTATGTGGACTGTCAGGTGGTTTAGTTGGCGACATGCATGACATGAATGGAGTGTATGGTCACTTTTTATGCAGTTAAGACCATAGTTGTTCGTTGCTTTTTATTTCAATGGTATGGGTGTTCACTCGTACGGGATAAGTAACTAATTGGACATACAAAAATATTTGCTGAAACTTGAAAGGAATCAAACCACAGACGCCTAATCCAGAATAAACACCAATAATTCCGAAAATATTGATAATCCATTACGGTCGCTGGAGGAGAGGCAGATGCTGAGTTCTATCATCTATGCGATCACCTCCGCATCCAAACCTCTAGTCACCGATCGCCTTGTCCCCCACCGCTTTCGCCTCTTGCCTCTTGTTCGACATGAACACGCATCCAAACCTTTAGTCACCGATCGCCTTGTCCCCCACCGCGCCCCACCGCTTTCGCCTCTTGTTCGACATGATCTTCGAAGGATCAAAACGATTAGAGGGAGCCTCAAATGAAGCAAAACGATTAGAGGGAGCCTCAAATGAAGCAACGTATAGATACATGGGGTTACGTGCATAAAATGACTATaatgggtgcaatttactcttaaCAGAATCTAGAGTTGCAACAGCAAATTGAAAGAATTTCACCCAACCCTGTGTTGGTTTCACTACTAGGAAAAACatcattagtaccggttaggaaccctttagtaccggtttcgcaaccgtactggtagttcggtactaaagggggacctattaattttttttaaaaatcccTCGTCGGCCCCGCCCCCTGGTCCCCTCCGCTAGCCCCCTCCCGCCACCCGCACCCACCACCGTCTGCCCCGCCGCCTgcctgcccgcccgcccgcctccgctcgCGCATCCGCGCCGCTCGCCTACGCCCCTCTGCCCCGCTACCgctccgcccctcccctccgcaTCAGCAGCCGCCCCTCCGCCCCTTCGCCCCGCCTCTGTCCCTTcgccccgcctccgccttcaCCTCGCTGTCACTCCTGCCCTTCGTCTCCACCCCGCCCCGCCGTTCCCGCcctccaccgtcgccgccgctccctccaccgctccgcccctccgccgctcccgccgcccgccatcgccgccgctcccgccgctcgccgtcgccgctgctacctcacctcgccccgccgctgctcctcactaccggtgaggggcgagcggagggtgGAGGGGatgggaggcagaggaggaggaggaagctaaGGGCGAGGGTGCCGGGTGAGGAAGAGGCAGaggatcggaggaggaggaagctaaggaagaggaggaggccgggttaggaagaggagaagagaaagCTGAGAGAGtgatagaggagagagagataggggGGTTGGAGACGGATAAGAagtggaggcagcggcgggttgaggcacattagtaccgggtggagactccacctggtactaaaggggttacgAGGGCTCGTCCGGGACTATCAGAGagcaaccggtactgagcctcgggacGAAAGACCATTTCTCTAGTATTGTTTGAAATTCCCACTTTTATTTGCTACGCAATGAATTTGCTTGGGAAAACAGAGagtaacaaggaaaaattacCAAGAAACAAGAGCAAATAGGGATACCGGGAGATAAGAAACTGAAAACACAATCAAAGATGGTAGCGGTCACCACGTGGGTGGgttggtcaaaatccggcgtcatcATCCCATGGGCGTGGCCTCGCAGGACGCTGCTCGCAGGTCGCAGCCACCTGACCAGGCGGCTCGACCCTCCCGACGACTGGACCGCGGTGGATATTGCATACCATGCCGGGGTGTAGTANNNNNNNNNNNNNNNNNNNNNNNNNNNNNNNNNNNNNNNNNNNNNNNNNNNNNNNNNNNNNNNNNNNNNNNNNNNNNNNNNNNNNNNNNNNNNNNNNNNNGCTGACCCTGTCGATCATATCACCAGGCTGCAGCCGCTCAAGAGTCACACGTTTCCACTCGCAAAGCCCGGGATCGCATAGTCGCATTCTCCATATACTCCAGTCCATGTCCATCTGCGTGATGACGACGGTCTCAGGGGCAAGGGCGACGGTGGCTCAGAGCAGGCTGCCAGTGGAAG
The genomic region above belongs to Setaria italica strain Yugu1 chromosome VI, Setaria_italica_v2.0, whole genome shotgun sequence and contains:
- the LOC101759107 gene encoding UDP-glucose 4-epimerase 2; amino-acid sequence: MAVEKTVPGAGAGSAAGRTVLVTGGAGYIGSHAVLQLLLAGFRAVVVDNLNNSSELAVRRVAALAGDHSRNLSFHKVDLRDKGALEMVFASTRFDAVVHFAGLKAVGESVQKPLLYYDNNVIGTINLLEVMSAHGCKKLVFSSSAAVYGSPKNSPCTEEFPLTPNNPYGKTKLVVEDICRDIYRSDPEWKIILLRYFNPVGAHPSGYLGEDPCGIPNNLMPYVQQVAVGRRPALTVLGNDYATRDGTGVRDYIHVVDLADGHIAALQKLFENSSIGCEAYNLGTGRGTSVLEIVKAFEKASGKKIPLIFGARRPGDAEILFSVTAKAERELNWKAKYGIEEMCRDQWNWASKNPYGYGSPDTTKQNGHQTNGSADSPRQNGHHTNGSVGSPKRNGHYAYGSADSPRRNGHYAYGSSDSRQNGNGRLH